The proteins below are encoded in one region of Corynebacterium felinum:
- a CDS encoding class I SAM-dependent methyltransferase, with amino-acid sequence MTSNPLFPRNSSRKNHLAYVDAYAWPGIVEIPHGFLSGWRTRRAELEFAAACEKAGLVLHGADADLEVVHEELFARIAHAGWLGLAEGFMAGEWVTEDLVNVLVKLLQVGYRPRFAQADIGGPYAGAEVPMSLVQHYSGDGMSVHGTVFSSGVPTTERTSVKSFVPGAGRGFEPGSHFVDVTELSDPTWVERADLADAQLRSVTMLLDLAQVGVGTHVLDFPSSGPALPIAAASRHATVDVLSADVDHVRAVRRILDLTDVDSSVHVEPIDDPFPSPRAWPVHYDAITSVEKLEHMGLGGQREYVKFLDQMLASGGFVAVQTVVAAAGMSSAADQSLDVVRAYVSPALRYESVEGLHKLFDAHTGLRIIAQTHVGGHYVHGLRMQRETFEGKLREAAADGYDLVYRRLWLFQLALKEALFMVGALDAVQLKVTARLRLRRR; translated from the coding sequence GTGACCAGTAACCCGTTATTTCCGCGTAATTCTTCCCGCAAGAATCATCTTGCGTATGTGGATGCTTATGCTTGGCCTGGAATTGTTGAAATTCCGCATGGGTTTTTATCTGGGTGGCGTACGAGGCGCGCAGAATTAGAGTTCGCTGCTGCTTGCGAGAAGGCTGGTTTGGTGCTGCACGGTGCTGATGCTGATCTTGAGGTGGTGCATGAAGAACTGTTTGCGCGAATTGCTCATGCAGGCTGGCTGGGGTTGGCTGAGGGGTTCATGGCTGGCGAGTGGGTGACTGAAGATCTCGTTAATGTGCTGGTCAAGCTGCTTCAAGTGGGGTATCGTCCACGTTTTGCGCAGGCGGATATTGGTGGACCGTATGCGGGTGCTGAGGTTCCGATGAGTTTGGTGCAGCATTATTCCGGTGATGGTATGAGTGTGCATGGCACTGTGTTTTCCTCTGGTGTTCCGACTACTGAGCGCACGAGTGTGAAGAGTTTTGTGCCCGGCGCGGGTCGGGGTTTTGAGCCGGGTTCGCATTTTGTGGATGTGACTGAGTTGTCTGATCCGACGTGGGTGGAGCGGGCTGATTTGGCTGATGCGCAGTTGCGTTCGGTGACGATGTTGTTGGATTTGGCGCAGGTGGGTGTGGGTACGCATGTGTTGGATTTTCCTTCGTCGGGTCCGGCTTTGCCGATTGCTGCGGCGTCGCGGCATGCGACTGTTGATGTGTTGAGTGCGGATGTTGATCATGTGCGGGCTGTGCGTCGTATTTTGGATTTGACGGATGTGGATTCCAGTGTGCATGTGGAGCCGATTGATGATCCGTTTCCGTCGCCGCGGGCGTGGCCGGTGCATTATGATGCGATTACTAGTGTGGAGAAGCTGGAGCATATGGGCTTGGGTGGGCAGCGTGAGTATGTGAAGTTTTTGGATCAGATGTTGGCGTCTGGCGGGTTTGTTGCTGTGCAGACTGTGGTGGCTGCTGCGGGGATGAGTTCGGCGGCGGATCAGAGTTTGGATGTGGTGCGGGCGTATGTGTCGCCGGCGTTGCGTTATGAATCGGTGGAGGGTTTACATAAGCTTTTCGACGCGCATACGGGTTTGCGGATTATTGCGCAGACGCATGTGGGCGGGCATTATGTGCATGGGTTGCGGATGCAGCGGGAGACTTTTGAGGGGAAGCTTCGTGAGGCTGCTGCTGATGGTTATGATTTGGTCTATCGTCGGTTGTGGTTGTTCCAGTTGGCGTTGAAGGAAGCGTTGTTTATGGTGGGGGCTTTGGATGCGGTTCAGTTGAAGGTGACTGCGCGGTTGCGTCTTCGTCGGCGTTAG
- a CDS encoding RNA polymerase-binding protein RbpA, translating to MADRVLRGSRMGAVSYETDRDHDLAPRQMVRYKTETGEIYDVPFAEDAEIPGTWMCKNGQIGHLMEGEGVESKPAKPPRTHWDMLRERRTIEELDVLLEERIELLRKRRRNAARLLKQQEEEAAAAAAAQAGE from the coding sequence ATGGCAGATCGCGTTCTCCGCGGCTCCCGTATGGGTGCCGTTAGCTACGAGACTGACCGCGACCACGATCTGGCACCACGCCAGATGGTCCGATACAAGACTGAAACCGGCGAGATCTACGATGTCCCATTCGCTGAGGATGCCGAAATTCCTGGTACCTGGATGTGCAAGAATGGCCAGATTGGTCATTTGATGGAAGGCGAAGGGGTTGAGTCGAAGCCCGCGAAGCCCCCACGTACTCACTGGGATATGCTCCGTGAGCGTCGTACCATTGAAGAACTTGATGTTCTTCTTGAGGAGCGTATCGAGCTTTTGCGCAAGCGCCGTCGTAACGCTGCTCGTCTGCTCAAGCAGCAGGAAGAAGAAGCAGCTGCAGCCGCTGCTGCTCAGGCTGGCGAATAA
- a CDS encoding ABC transporter ATP-binding protein, giving the protein MNTRTTASTVIETINVTKTFRRGKVTALQGINLRIQEGEMVAIVGKNGAGKTTLFDIFLGLAKPTHGEITLFGLPPATAISQGLVGALHQTGGLLPDVTAQEIVTMIASLYPHPRDVNEILEQCNLKAIASRKVRKCSGGEKQRIKLAAALVGNPKLIVLDEPTAGMDPQTRQLLWNTLNALSHQGLTIVFSTHYLKEAEDFASRIILLDHGLIRATGAPHEALSDHHPVIVEFNAPAHNLDEKLPEYSGVTHWETTTQGYRVFTHNSDDFAREILNHPDVTNLRIRSRSLDEIFAEEGH; this is encoded by the coding sequence ATGAACACACGTACTACCGCATCGACGGTTATCGAAACGATCAATGTGACCAAAACTTTTCGCCGAGGAAAAGTAACCGCACTTCAAGGAATAAACCTACGCATCCAGGAAGGCGAAATGGTGGCGATCGTTGGTAAAAACGGTGCCGGGAAAACCACCCTATTCGACATCTTCTTAGGCCTTGCCAAACCCACTCATGGCGAAATTACCCTGTTTGGACTGCCCCCAGCAACCGCTATTTCACAAGGCTTAGTTGGCGCTCTCCACCAAACAGGCGGATTGCTTCCTGATGTAACAGCACAAGAAATCGTCACCATGATCGCCTCCCTCTACCCGCACCCACGGGACGTCAACGAGATCCTGGAACAGTGCAACCTTAAGGCAATCGCGAGCCGCAAAGTGCGCAAATGCTCCGGCGGGGAAAAGCAACGCATTAAACTCGCAGCCGCACTCGTGGGTAACCCGAAGCTGATCGTGCTCGACGAACCGACCGCCGGCATGGACCCTCAAACCCGGCAACTTTTGTGGAACACCCTCAACGCACTGTCTCATCAAGGCTTGACCATTGTCTTCTCCACCCACTACCTGAAAGAAGCAGAAGACTTCGCCAGCCGGATCATCTTGCTCGACCACGGACTTATCCGCGCAACAGGTGCCCCACACGAAGCGCTCAGCGACCATCACCCCGTGATTGTCGAATTCAACGCCCCCGCCCACAACCTCGATGAGAAGCTGCCTGAATATTCGGGCGTGACGCATTGGGAAACAACCACACAAGGATACCGAGTATTTACTCACAACTCAGATGACTTCGCACGGGAAATACTAAACCACCCCGATGTCACAAACCTAAGAATCCGCTCCCGCAGCTTGGACGAAATCTTCGCAGAGGAAGGACACTAA
- a CDS encoding bile acid:sodium symporter family protein, with translation MSMVDNHTAVAKPSGEVHTTEDRSAALAVLAFPVVILGGAVLAWLSPDSFTPLKPYIMPGLMLIMFSMGLTITLPDLRTVASRPIPIVLGVVCQFVVMPLSAVLVAKMLGLSTELTIGLILLGSVPGGTASNVIAYLAKGDVALSVAMTSVSTLVSPIVTPMIMLLLAGQSTAVDATGMIWALFKTVLIPVVAGLVIRIMASRAVDKVLPMLPWLSIVIIGVVLATVVAGAAAKLATVGLVVVVGVGIQNFIGFIAGYWSARLSKQREAACRTTAIEVATQNSALASGMATQFFTPEAALPGAIATILANITGAIYAAIVRRHGE, from the coding sequence ATGTCTATGGTTGATAATCACACAGCAGTTGCGAAACCAAGCGGGGAAGTCCACACAACGGAAGATCGCTCCGCAGCTCTTGCTGTACTCGCTTTCCCTGTCGTCATTCTAGGTGGGGCAGTGCTGGCATGGCTTAGCCCTGACTCTTTTACGCCACTGAAGCCGTATATCATGCCGGGTTTGATGCTGATCATGTTTAGCATGGGGTTGACTATTACACTCCCAGACTTGCGCACGGTTGCGTCCCGCCCAATCCCAATCGTCTTGGGAGTAGTGTGCCAGTTCGTGGTGATGCCATTGTCGGCAGTGCTGGTAGCGAAGATGCTGGGGCTGAGCACGGAATTGACCATCGGCTTGATTTTGCTCGGCAGCGTGCCAGGGGGTACTGCCAGTAATGTGATTGCGTATTTGGCAAAGGGGGATGTGGCCCTTTCGGTTGCGATGACCAGCGTTTCTACCTTAGTTTCACCGATCGTCACTCCGATGATCATGTTGTTGCTTGCTGGTCAAAGCACGGCAGTGGATGCAACGGGAATGATTTGGGCCTTGTTTAAAACTGTCCTGATTCCAGTAGTAGCCGGACTCGTAATCCGCATTATGGCATCGCGCGCGGTGGATAAAGTACTGCCTATGTTGCCATGGCTGTCAATCGTCATTATCGGTGTGGTGCTTGCTACGGTGGTTGCTGGTGCGGCAGCGAAGCTGGCAACAGTTGGTCTGGTCGTTGTTGTTGGCGTGGGTATCCAGAACTTCATCGGCTTTATCGCCGGTTACTGGTCCGCGCGACTGAGCAAGCAGCGTGAAGCAGCGTGCCGAACAACCGCCATCGAGGTGGCCACGCAAAACTCGGCGCTGGCATCGGGCATGGCCACCCAGTTTTTCACGCCCGAAGCAGCGTTGCCTGGGGCGATCGCGACCATTCTTGCCAACATTACTGGTGCGATCTACGCGGCAATTGTTCGTCGTCACGGTGAGTAA
- a CDS encoding YceI family protein: MNSKRKAIIISTVTAVVLLGLFAVASVIIPILQGPGVKTGELDASKAKPATTELDGTWKVIRGDAPNISSVGFTFNETLPSDKRTTSGSTRGVRGSITIESEKLTSGTVEVDMTSISTDTERRDINVRTKIFNTDAYPISSFTVTSPVDLSKVPGNGSPDVVKVSGDLTIKGKTKAVASDFTIVRDADKISLSSTVPINRLDFDVETPEFVAAKIAEEGELNILLTFVKK, from the coding sequence ATGAATTCGAAGCGTAAAGCTATCATCATCAGCACCGTAACTGCTGTTGTATTGCTCGGATTATTTGCCGTGGCTTCTGTCATCATCCCAATCCTGCAAGGACCTGGCGTTAAAACAGGTGAACTCGATGCCTCCAAGGCCAAGCCCGCGACCACAGAACTTGATGGTACATGGAAGGTCATTCGTGGTGACGCGCCTAATATTTCTTCCGTAGGCTTTACTTTTAACGAAACCCTTCCGTCCGATAAGCGCACAACTTCTGGTTCCACCCGTGGCGTGCGCGGATCGATCACTATTGAATCGGAAAAGCTTACCTCAGGCACCGTTGAAGTGGATATGACAAGCATTTCCACAGATACTGAACGTCGTGATATCAATGTGCGCACAAAGATCTTCAATACTGATGCGTATCCAATCTCGTCCTTCACCGTGACGAGCCCAGTGGATCTATCCAAGGTTCCAGGCAATGGTTCTCCCGATGTGGTGAAGGTTAGCGGTGATTTGACTATTAAGGGCAAGACCAAGGCAGTGGCGAGCGATTTCACAATCGTTCGCGATGCAGACAAGATTTCATTGAGCTCCACAGTTCCGATCAATCGTCTTGATTTCGATGTAGAAACCCCCGAGTTTGTTGCCGCTAAAATTGCTGAAGAAGGCGAATTGAACATTCTGCTCACATTCGTCAAGAAGTAA
- a CDS encoding FAD-binding and (Fe-S)-binding domain-containing protein, with protein MRKLFTPDPTRIGRPSGATSQADAVGIDQLHGTPTELVNDLSSIVGSDNVLGRLSDLVRYASDGSPYRTVPQVVVRPRNEHDLSELMRYASTHGRNLVFRAAGTSLNGQAMTNDILVDIKTHFIGMEVLDDGARLWSRPGVVLGDAQAVLNRYGFMLGPDPGSTPVCTIGGVIADNAGGMRCTVERDSYHSIENARIVLPSGSVVDTAAGDDAFAAAEPELHAGLVALRDEIRADRTLVARLRQKLSIRNTNGIRLDAFLDEDEPVRILLRLMVSSEGIFGAITEATLRTIELPRKKAVAWVMLPNLRDAAHFVQPLVQAGAEACEILVAPVLQRAVGNFPHAPEWWATIDDNAAALLLEVGGVDEAGLNAAIDRAHAVLADAPLLSPLEFDTTDLGMRASWQIRNGLFGLIGADRPQGSTLITEDVCFPPNMVGQGAADLLDLLARYNYPEMVMGHAAYGNLHFFLIPNFDHEEERVAYAQFLDDLAELVLNKYDGSLKAEHGTGVNMAPFLLREWGEQAWELMWKVKELIDPQGILAPDVKLTRSQDIHLHNFKSFPKIEDEINSCVECGFCESVCPSRHVTLTPRQRIVLRREMARQEPDSPVLGKLQEEYQYDAIDMCAADGSCSVACPISIDTGAVMKSLRAQQTQPNANKIALQGAKKWEVVEKLVRAGLVSAKFLGSRTLKMGADASRSIISPDLVPTIPGALPKAASKLPHTSKDGAQAVYFPACINRMFGNSVTQPQDSLETPHAIVELGRRSGAPVWIPEDVAGDCCGTPWSSKGYKDGFKFQASRIVNDFWRWSDQGRLSIIVDAASCTHGLLDSVPDVLDAQDLERFNQLRIIDVVTWLHDEVVPHLPMVADMGRIAVHPTCSVQHMGISDQLLSVANAAGTAEVPAGAGCCGTAGDRVMLHPELVESATREERAGIAEGHYDYFVSSNRTAKWVWKWL; from the coding sequence ATGAGAAAGCTCTTCACGCCCGACCCCACACGCATTGGACGCCCATCCGGTGCCACAAGCCAAGCCGATGCTGTCGGAATCGACCAACTCCACGGCACACCCACCGAACTCGTCAATGACCTCTCTAGCATCGTGGGAAGCGACAACGTTCTTGGCCGTTTGAGTGATCTCGTGCGCTACGCCTCCGACGGCAGCCCTTACCGCACCGTCCCACAGGTTGTGGTTCGTCCCCGCAACGAGCACGATCTTTCAGAGCTGATGCGATACGCCAGCACCCACGGCCGCAACCTCGTTTTCCGCGCTGCGGGCACCTCCCTCAATGGCCAGGCAATGACCAACGATATTTTGGTCGATATCAAAACGCACTTTATCGGCATGGAAGTGCTCGACGACGGCGCACGGCTGTGGTCACGCCCGGGTGTCGTCTTAGGTGACGCCCAAGCTGTGCTCAACCGGTACGGCTTCATGCTTGGTCCCGATCCCGGTTCAACACCTGTGTGTACCATCGGCGGCGTCATCGCCGATAATGCTGGTGGCATGCGCTGCACCGTTGAGCGCGACAGCTACCACTCCATTGAAAACGCCCGCATCGTGCTTCCCTCTGGCAGTGTGGTCGATACCGCTGCCGGTGACGATGCTTTCGCAGCTGCCGAACCGGAACTTCACGCTGGCTTAGTTGCCTTGCGCGATGAAATCCGCGCCGATAGAACACTCGTTGCGCGTTTGCGGCAAAAACTCTCTATCCGTAACACCAACGGCATTCGCCTCGATGCGTTTTTGGACGAAGATGAACCCGTGCGCATCCTTTTGCGCCTGATGGTCAGCTCCGAAGGTATCTTTGGCGCAATTACGGAAGCGACATTGCGCACCATCGAACTTCCGCGCAAAAAGGCTGTGGCTTGGGTTATGCTGCCCAACCTGCGCGATGCAGCACACTTCGTGCAGCCCCTCGTGCAGGCGGGTGCTGAAGCGTGCGAAATTTTGGTGGCCCCTGTGCTACAACGCGCGGTGGGCAACTTCCCGCATGCTCCTGAGTGGTGGGCCACAATCGATGATAATGCTGCTGCGCTTCTTCTCGAAGTTGGCGGCGTCGATGAGGCTGGCTTAAATGCTGCTATCGACCGTGCTCACGCAGTGCTTGCCGACGCCCCATTGCTGTCCCCGCTCGAATTCGACACCACCGATTTAGGTATGCGTGCTTCGTGGCAGATCCGTAACGGACTGTTCGGGCTCATTGGTGCCGACCGCCCTCAGGGCTCGACGCTGATTACCGAAGATGTGTGTTTCCCTCCGAATATGGTGGGTCAAGGTGCTGCGGATCTGTTGGATTTGCTTGCCCGCTACAATTATCCCGAAATGGTGATGGGGCATGCGGCCTACGGAAACCTTCACTTCTTCTTGATCCCGAACTTCGATCACGAGGAAGAACGCGTCGCTTATGCGCAGTTCCTCGATGATCTCGCTGAATTGGTGCTGAACAAATACGATGGCTCGCTTAAAGCTGAGCACGGCACTGGCGTGAATATGGCACCATTTTTGCTGCGCGAATGGGGTGAGCAGGCGTGGGAGTTGATGTGGAAGGTCAAGGAGCTCATCGATCCACAGGGCATCCTTGCCCCTGATGTGAAGCTCACACGAAGCCAAGATATTCACCTGCACAATTTCAAGTCTTTCCCGAAGATTGAAGATGAAATTAATTCCTGCGTGGAGTGCGGTTTCTGCGAATCGGTGTGCCCGTCACGCCATGTGACTCTCACCCCGCGCCAGCGCATTGTGCTGCGCCGTGAGATGGCGCGTCAAGAGCCTGACTCCCCTGTGCTTGGCAAGCTGCAAGAAGAGTACCAGTACGATGCGATCGATATGTGTGCCGCTGACGGTTCTTGCTCAGTTGCCTGCCCTATTTCGATCGATACGGGCGCTGTAATGAAGAGCCTGCGTGCCCAGCAAACTCAGCCCAACGCCAACAAAATTGCACTTCAAGGTGCGAAAAAGTGGGAAGTTGTTGAAAAGCTGGTGCGCGCTGGCCTTGTGAGCGCAAAGTTTTTAGGTTCACGCACCCTCAAGATGGGTGCTGATGCTTCACGCAGCATTATCAGCCCAGATCTTGTGCCCACCATTCCAGGCGCTTTGCCCAAGGCGGCCTCCAAACTGCCACACACAAGCAAGGATGGTGCACAGGCCGTGTACTTCCCTGCCTGCATTAACCGCATGTTCGGCAATTCTGTTACTCAGCCGCAGGATAGTCTAGAAACTCCGCATGCGATCGTGGAGCTTGGGCGTCGCTCTGGTGCTCCTGTGTGGATTCCAGAGGATGTTGCTGGCGATTGTTGCGGCACCCCGTGGAGTTCAAAGGGCTACAAGGACGGCTTTAAGTTCCAAGCCTCGCGCATTGTTAATGATTTCTGGCGCTGGTCTGATCAAGGCCGGTTGTCGATCATTGTTGATGCCGCCAGCTGCACCCACGGCCTCCTCGATTCAGTTCCCGACGTCCTTGATGCGCAGGATTTGGAACGTTTCAACCAGCTGCGCATTATCGACGTCGTCACCTGGCTGCATGATGAAGTCGTGCCACACCTACCCATGGTCGCGGACATGGGTCGTATCGCAGTCCACCCAACCTGTTCAGTTCAACACATGGGAATTAGCGATCAGCTTCTCAGCGTAGCTAATGCCGCCGGAACTGCGGAAGTACCTGCAGGCGCTGGTTGTTGTGGTACCGCAGGTGACCGCGTCATGCTGCACCCTGAGCTCGTGGAGTCAGCAACCCGTGAGGAACGTGCCGGAATTGCGGAAGGCCATTATGACTATTTCGTCTCTTCAAACCGCACTGCGAAATGGGTTTGGAAATGGTTGTAG
- a CDS encoding ABC transporter permease, giving the protein MTAFMRLTIIRPLREPANVFFSIILPAIMYLIIGSAQSFAHVQLPHGDLKGHLLVSMALYGGVTAAVSTAGSAVVDYNSGWGRMLKVTPLPQRTNILTQVITVLAFTPLPIATVLFVGYLNGAHIEGFGWLWAFLISWAVTVPFGFYGLIWAQLIPSPTGISIAATTVVLLAFAANMFFPLSHSLLEIARFTPLFGAAMLARYPVGELIQIIDNGAFDTSTPLWAAFLNIGVWTILFILITAGLAHRERSR; this is encoded by the coding sequence GTGACTGCATTTATGCGCCTGACAATCATTCGCCCGTTACGCGAGCCCGCGAATGTCTTTTTCTCCATCATTCTGCCCGCCATCATGTACCTGATTATCGGCAGCGCACAATCTTTCGCCCACGTCCAACTCCCCCACGGTGATCTCAAGGGCCACCTGCTCGTAAGCATGGCACTCTACGGTGGCGTGACTGCCGCAGTCAGTACAGCTGGATCAGCCGTTGTCGACTACAACTCCGGCTGGGGTCGCATGCTCAAAGTCACTCCATTGCCACAACGCACCAACATACTGACCCAAGTCATCACCGTGCTCGCATTTACCCCGCTACCTATCGCCACAGTGCTATTTGTCGGATACTTAAACGGCGCACACATCGAAGGTTTTGGCTGGCTATGGGCATTTCTGATCAGCTGGGCAGTAACTGTCCCCTTCGGATTTTACGGGCTAATCTGGGCACAACTGATCCCTAGCCCCACAGGTATTTCCATCGCCGCAACCACAGTTGTTCTGCTAGCATTTGCTGCTAATATGTTCTTCCCACTCAGCCACAGTCTGCTCGAAATCGCACGCTTCACCCCGCTGTTCGGCGCTGCCATGCTTGCCCGCTACCCAGTGGGAGAACTGATTCAAATCATCGACAACGGAGCCTTTGATACCTCCACCCCACTGTGGGCGGCCTTTCTTAACATTGGAGTGTGGACCATCCTGTTTATCCTCATCACGGCAGGGCTCGCACACCGTGAGCGCAGCCGATGA
- a CDS encoding polyprenol monophosphomannose synthase — protein sequence MSAPSDKTLVIIPTYNELENLPLIVGRVRAAEPKVHILIVDDNSPDGTGKAADALAHDDANIFVLHREGKGGLCGAYVAGFRWGLERDYQVLCEMDADGSHAPEQLHLLLSQIDAGADLVIGSRYVPGGEVVNWPKNRWVLSKGGNIYISLALGAGLSDMTAGYRAFRRAVLEAIDLDELSNAGYIFQVDMAWRVVQAGFDVREVPITFTEREIGESKLDGSFVKDSLMEVTKWGLNHRKNQITELVTTFSGQLGHEIKKWRKKHYL from the coding sequence ATGAGCGCACCAAGCGACAAGACTCTCGTCATCATCCCCACCTACAATGAGCTGGAAAACCTCCCGCTGATCGTCGGTCGTGTCCGTGCCGCCGAACCCAAGGTGCATATCCTCATCGTCGACGATAACAGCCCCGACGGAACCGGTAAGGCCGCCGATGCACTCGCTCATGACGACGCCAACATCTTCGTCCTGCACAGGGAAGGCAAAGGCGGGCTCTGTGGGGCTTATGTCGCCGGATTCCGCTGGGGATTAGAACGCGACTACCAAGTTCTGTGCGAAATGGACGCCGACGGCTCCCACGCACCCGAGCAACTCCACCTGCTGCTTAGCCAAATCGACGCCGGTGCCGATCTTGTTATCGGCTCCCGCTACGTCCCCGGTGGGGAAGTGGTGAACTGGCCAAAGAATCGTTGGGTATTGTCCAAGGGCGGAAACATCTACATTTCCCTCGCCCTCGGCGCTGGCTTGAGCGACATGACCGCAGGCTACCGCGCCTTCCGTCGCGCTGTGCTTGAAGCAATTGATCTCGACGAGCTTTCCAACGCCGGCTATATTTTCCAAGTCGACATGGCATGGCGCGTTGTCCAGGCTGGTTTTGATGTCCGCGAAGTGCCCATCACGTTCACTGAGCGCGAAATCGGGGAGTCGAAACTGGATGGTTCATTTGTCAAAGATTCCCTTATGGAAGTAACCAAGTGGGGTCTCAACCACCGCAAGAACCAAATCACCGAGCTAGTTACCACTTTCTCCGGCCAGTTGGGCCATGAAATCAAGAAGTGGCGCAAAAAGCACTACCTCTAA
- a CDS encoding sensor histidine kinase, with protein MNSRFNTPHAAFAGIWLVFLAFPLWFVYTAITLPSFILVTIITVIFSTVYVWAFGSIEYCPQNFSKTARSWLYTGALAILILILVPIADLLAVSMITYLCAFVAFNFRPIYAAVILILLSGCGLGLGLFFAPDELLFHLIISVLWPILIYILALVSSKADKRNDLEKQLQLAQQREAIARDVHDLLGHTLTVINLKAHLAYRLIDTDCEKARAELADISTLSHTGLSEVRCAVTRLAHPGLDGEIQALRRALDTAGIALQICGTMPDTPDPIFSWVLREAGTNILRHSHASIVTVTFSPHTLSITDNGCGFNPDTTNGGLQALTARVHEAGGELTITSQPGNTCLIATLNPKENP; from the coding sequence ATGAACTCCCGATTTAATACACCGCATGCTGCCTTTGCTGGAATTTGGCTTGTGTTTCTTGCCTTCCCACTCTGGTTTGTTTACACCGCTATCACACTGCCGAGCTTCATCCTCGTCACCATCATCACAGTAATATTCAGTACCGTGTACGTGTGGGCATTTGGATCCATCGAGTATTGCCCACAAAACTTTAGCAAAACTGCACGCTCATGGCTTTATACAGGTGCACTCGCTATCCTCATCCTCATCCTTGTGCCCATCGCAGACCTCCTCGCGGTCAGCATGATCACATACCTGTGTGCATTTGTCGCTTTCAACTTCCGCCCCATTTACGCGGCGGTCATCCTCATACTGCTTTCTGGCTGTGGTCTGGGCCTCGGACTGTTCTTCGCTCCAGATGAGCTTTTATTCCACCTCATCATCTCAGTATTGTGGCCGATCCTGATCTACATTTTGGCGCTGGTGAGCTCAAAAGCAGACAAACGCAACGACCTTGAAAAACAACTCCAACTCGCCCAACAACGTGAAGCCATCGCCCGTGATGTCCACGACCTTTTAGGCCACACCCTGACTGTCATTAATCTTAAAGCTCACCTTGCTTATCGCCTCATCGACACCGACTGCGAAAAAGCCCGTGCCGAACTCGCCGATATCTCCACTCTTTCACACACCGGATTGTCGGAAGTACGGTGTGCTGTCACCCGCCTGGCTCACCCAGGGCTCGACGGCGAAATACAAGCGTTACGACGTGCACTCGACACCGCAGGAATAGCACTGCAAATTTGTGGCACCATGCCCGACACCCCTGACCCCATCTTTAGCTGGGTACTCAGAGAAGCAGGAACGAACATCCTACGCCACTCCCACGCTTCCATCGTCACCGTCACATTCAGCCCTCACACACTGTCGATCACCGACAACGGCTGCGGTTTCAACCCCGACACCACCAATGGCGGACTCCAAGCACTCACAGCCCGCGTTCACGAAGCAGGTGGCGAACTTACCATCACCTCACAACCTGGCAACACCTGCCTAATCGCCACCCTCAATCCAAAGGAAAACCCATGA
- a CDS encoding response regulator transcription factor, with protein MIRVLVADDQALVRAALAALLNLEADIEVVAEAHSGNHAVQQAHQHQPDIALIDIDMPDGNGLDTTFRITTEIPHCRCIIVTTFGRPGYLRTALKAGASGFVIKDTPPEALADAIRKVHSGLRAIDPQLAEESLLVPDCPLTEREITICQLLLKGTDAKTIAKKLFITAGTVRNLFSSIITKTGTTNRYEAARIAHSYGWL; from the coding sequence ATGATCCGCGTCCTCGTCGCTGACGACCAAGCCCTAGTCCGCGCCGCACTGGCTGCACTACTTAATCTCGAAGCCGACATCGAAGTCGTCGCCGAAGCGCACTCCGGAAACCACGCTGTACAACAAGCACACCAACACCAACCCGATATCGCCCTGATCGATATCGATATGCCCGACGGCAACGGCCTCGACACTACCTTCCGCATCACCACAGAAATACCTCACTGCCGCTGCATCATCGTCACCACCTTCGGCCGCCCCGGCTACCTCCGCACCGCACTCAAAGCAGGAGCCAGTGGCTTCGTAATAAAAGACACCCCACCCGAAGCACTCGCCGACGCAATCCGAAAAGTCCACTCAGGACTACGTGCCATCGACCCCCAACTCGCCGAAGAATCACTCCTCGTACCCGACTGCCCACTGACCGAACGCGAAATCACCATCTGCCAACTCCTATTAAAAGGAACAGACGCCAAAACCATCGCGAAAAAACTCTTCATCACAGCAGGTACCGTACGAAACCTCTTCTCTAGCATCATCACGAAAACAGGAACAACCAACCGATACGAAGCAGCCCGAATCGCACACTCCTACGGATGGCTCTAA